Proteins from a single region of Desulfuribacillus stibiiarsenatis:
- a CDS encoding YigZ family protein — protein sequence MDGFTIPLYKTVKKSDEETLIIKKSKFISYVSPVKNEVEANHFIEMIRKKHWDATHNCYAYVIGENSHIQKASDDGEPSGTAGKPMLEVLKKEGVLNTVVVVTRYFGGILLGAGGLIRAYSQATTEGLQKAGIVERELHTEILLDVDYTWIGKLENELYNKGYPVKNVEYAETVRFTILAKYMFEQQLEKFLVDVTNGQAVINRGATLYVDKLLI from the coding sequence GTGGATGGTTTTACAATCCCCTTATATAAAACAGTAAAGAAGTCGGATGAGGAAACTCTCATTATAAAAAAATCGAAATTCATAAGTTATGTTTCACCCGTGAAAAACGAAGTAGAAGCGAATCATTTTATAGAAATGATTCGAAAAAAGCATTGGGACGCGACCCACAATTGCTATGCGTATGTGATTGGTGAGAACAGTCATATTCAAAAGGCTAGTGATGACGGAGAGCCTAGTGGTACTGCCGGAAAGCCTATGCTAGAGGTGTTAAAAAAAGAAGGCGTGTTAAATACTGTCGTTGTCGTGACTCGGTATTTCGGTGGGATATTACTGGGGGCTGGAGGCTTAATAAGGGCATATAGCCAAGCTACTACTGAAGGTTTGCAAAAGGCAGGTATTGTCGAACGCGAGCTACACACAGAGATTCTATTAGATGTGGATTATACCTGGATAGGAAAGCTTGAGAATGAACTTTATAACAAAGGCTATCCTGTAAAGAATGTAGAGTATGCGGAAACCGTAAGGTTTACTATTCTCGCAAAGTATATGTTTGAGCAGCAATTAGAAAAGTTCCTAGTCGATGTAACTAATGGGCAGGCAGTAATCAATAGAGGGGCAACTCTCTATGTGGATAAATTGCTTATATAA
- a CDS encoding NAD(P)/FAD-dependent oxidoreductase: protein MSQNNKQNNVNRYDVIIVGAGPAGIFSAYEIVKEKPNTKVLLIEKGKDIRKRHCPMLDKDISCINCKPHCSIMTGWGGAGAYSDGKLTLTADYGGWLDEYLDGKAEVMKYIQYVDGIYMQFGAPNKTYGSYDDKVAEIERMAATADLKLIPAEIRHLGTENNLELLSKIRDFLDDKITFHSGTTVKELIIEENRATGVELDSGEIYHAPYVIVAPGRVGSDWFRSECTRLGLSLKNNQVDIGVRVEVPASSMEHITKHIYESKLVYYGKKFDDPIRTFCMNPYGEVVVENTGGIMTVNGHSYATKRTKNTNFALLVSNKFTEPFKEPIAYGKYIATLANMLGGTVIVQRFGDLKRGRRSTRERIDRGLVTPTLTSATPGDLSLVFPYRQLTNIIEMLEALDKVAPGVGSEHTLLYGVEVKFYSSRPELSKKLETNIENLFAIGDGAGVTRGLAQAGASGVVVAREVVKRMG from the coding sequence ATGTCACAGAACAATAAACAAAATAACGTAAATCGATACGATGTAATTATCGTCGGTGCAGGACCTGCGGGAATATTTTCTGCCTATGAAATTGTAAAAGAAAAACCAAATACTAAGGTTTTACTAATAGAGAAAGGAAAAGACATTCGCAAACGACATTGCCCGATGCTTGATAAAGACATCTCTTGTATCAATTGTAAGCCACACTGCTCGATAATGACTGGATGGGGTGGAGCAGGGGCGTACAGTGATGGAAAGCTAACCCTAACAGCAGACTACGGTGGCTGGCTTGATGAATATTTAGATGGCAAAGCAGAAGTAATGAAATATATTCAGTACGTAGACGGAATCTACATGCAGTTCGGTGCGCCTAATAAGACCTATGGATCTTATGACGACAAGGTCGCCGAAATTGAACGTATGGCAGCAACTGCAGACCTGAAGTTAATTCCGGCTGAGATCCGCCATTTAGGGACAGAGAATAATCTTGAGCTTTTATCGAAAATCCGCGACTTCTTAGATGATAAAATAACATTCCATAGCGGCACTACAGTAAAGGAACTCATTATTGAAGAAAATCGCGCTACTGGAGTAGAGCTAGATTCCGGAGAAATATATCACGCACCATATGTAATAGTCGCGCCAGGGCGTGTTGGCTCTGACTGGTTCCGAAGTGAATGTACAAGACTAGGACTATCGCTTAAGAATAATCAAGTGGATATTGGAGTACGTGTAGAAGTCCCTGCAAGCAGCATGGAGCATATCACGAAGCACATTTATGAGAGTAAGCTTGTGTACTACGGGAAGAAGTTTGATGACCCAATCCGCACATTCTGTATGAACCCTTATGGTGAGGTTGTTGTTGAGAATACTGGCGGTATCATGACTGTTAACGGACATAGCTACGCAACAAAGAGAACGAAGAATACGAATTTCGCCCTTCTCGTCAGCAATAAATTCACAGAACCTTTTAAAGAGCCAATCGCGTATGGTAAGTATATTGCAACGTTAGCGAACATGTTGGGTGGCACTGTAATAGTCCAACGCTTTGGCGATTTGAAGAGAGGCAGAAGATCGACACGTGAGCGCATTGATCGTGGTTTGGTAACACCAACATTGACATCGGCAACACCAGGAGATTTATCCCTAGTATTCCCATATCGTCAATTAACGAACATCATTGAGATGTTAGAAGCGTTAGATAAAGTGGCCCCTGGTGTTGGTTCAGAGCACACACTACTATATGGTGTGGAAGTGAAATTCTACTCATCACGTCCAGAGCTATCTAAGAAATTAGAGACTAACATCGAGAACCTTTTTGCTATCGGTGACGGTGCAGGAGTCACAAGAGGACTTGCTCAAGCGGGAGCTAGTGGAGTAGTAGTAGCAAGAGAAGTCGTCAAACGTATGGGATAG